One window of the Anguilla rostrata isolate EN2019 chromosome 13, ASM1855537v3, whole genome shotgun sequence genome contains the following:
- the ssuh2.1 gene encoding protein SSUH2 homolog isoform X1: MDERNYLGDLGDSDSNIPEEGPTTPPPGWLENVTGYDQNHGDKDGTDKLYPPPPDYATVCENDRNLQVPTVSVPVVSEDVAREALMEFVERKWTYRSKPARDMTFTDLKPFTVYRYRLETYTESRSSTWEFEPYTNQFVDGPQYGASPLPWDVPVEVPPMYTNVCLKVRVPHSSVVKVCHQCHGRGKVKCNHCRGKGETRCMSCHGTGRKSKKRCSFCRGSGRRRCSYCSGKGHKTCKSCLGHQNLLHFIQLTVTWKNHVFEFVPDRIPEFPIKKFDKVSGDAFFVEESIVVYPVMGFPDLDICNMSQKMIEEHLSKFSTVSRILHQCQSIELVPLTRVFYTYKGKDFNYFVYGIENKVYTPKYPSSCSIL, from the exons ATGGATGAAAGAAACTATTTAGGGGATCTAG GAGACTCGGATTCCAATATACCAGAGGAGGGACCAACAACGCCCCCTCCTGGCTGGCTAGAGAATGTGACGGGATATGATCAGAATCACGGAGACAAGG ATGGCACCGATAAGCTGTACCCTCCTCCCCCTGACTACGCGACTGTATGTGAGAATGACAGGAACTTACAAGTTCCTACTGTCAG TGTTCCCGTGGTGTCGGAGGACGTAGCTCGGGAAGCGCTGATGGAGTTCGTGGAGAGGAAGTGGACCTACAGGAGCAAGCCAGCCCGCGACATGACCTTTACGGACCTGAAGCCCTTCACCGTGTACCGC TACCGTTTGGAAACATACACGGAGTCCCGATCAAGCACCTGGGAGTTCGAGCCTTACACTA ACCAGTTTGTGGACGGGCCGCAGTACGGGGCAAGCCCCCTTCCCTGGGACGTCCCAGTGGAGGTCCCGCCCATGTACACGAACGTGTGCTTGAAGGTGCGCGTCCCGCATTCTTCTGTTGTCAAG GTGTGTCACCAGTGCCACGGCAGAGGCAAGGTCAAGTGCAATCACTGCAGAGGCAAAGGAGAG ACGAGGTGCATGTCTTGCCATGGCACCGGCCGGAAAAGTAAAAAGAGGTGCTCTTTTTGCCGTGGTTCGGGGAGACGAAG ATGTAGCTATTGCTCCGGAAAAGGTCATAAAACGTGCAAATCCTGCCTTGGGCACCAAAACCTGCTGCACTTCATCCAGCTGACGGTCACATG GAAGAACCACGTGTTTGAGTTCGTCCCGGATCGCATCCCAGAATTCCCCATAAAGAAGTTTGATAAGGTGTCAGGGGACGCATTTTTTGTGGAGGAAAGCATTGTG GTGTATCCAGTCATGGGCTTCCCTGACCTGGATATCTGTAACATGTCGCAGAAAATGATTGAGGAGCATCTGAGCAAGTTCTCCACTGTCAGCAGAATCCTTCATCAG TGCCAGAGCATTGAACTGGTCCCTCTCACGCGTGTCTTCTACACCTACAAAGGAAAGGACTTCAACTATTTTGTCTACGGAATAGAAAACAAGGTTTACACTCCAAAATATCCATCGAGTTGCTCTATTTTGTAA
- the ssuh2.1 gene encoding protein SSUH2 homolog isoform X2: protein MDERNYLGDLGDSDSNIPEEGPTTPPPGWLENVTGYDQNHGDKDGTDKLYPPPPDYATVCENDRNLQVPTVSVPVVSEDVAREALMEFVERKWTYRSKPARDMTFTDLKPFTVYRYRLETYTESRSSTWEFEPYTNQFVDGPQYGASPLPWDVPVEVPPMYTNVCLKVRVPHSSVVKVCHQCHGRGKVKCNHCRGKGETRCMSCHGTGRKSKKRCSFCRGSGRRRCSYCSGKGHKTCKSCLGHQNLLHFIQLTVTWKNHVFEFVPDRIPEFPIKKFDKVSGDAFFVEESIVVYPVMGFPDLDICNMSQKMIEEHLSKFSTVSRILHQVWCETLNCQAGVRYTLCFNGSENSGIMCST from the exons ATGGATGAAAGAAACTATTTAGGGGATCTAG GAGACTCGGATTCCAATATACCAGAGGAGGGACCAACAACGCCCCCTCCTGGCTGGCTAGAGAATGTGACGGGATATGATCAGAATCACGGAGACAAGG ATGGCACCGATAAGCTGTACCCTCCTCCCCCTGACTACGCGACTGTATGTGAGAATGACAGGAACTTACAAGTTCCTACTGTCAG TGTTCCCGTGGTGTCGGAGGACGTAGCTCGGGAAGCGCTGATGGAGTTCGTGGAGAGGAAGTGGACCTACAGGAGCAAGCCAGCCCGCGACATGACCTTTACGGACCTGAAGCCCTTCACCGTGTACCGC TACCGTTTGGAAACATACACGGAGTCCCGATCAAGCACCTGGGAGTTCGAGCCTTACACTA ACCAGTTTGTGGACGGGCCGCAGTACGGGGCAAGCCCCCTTCCCTGGGACGTCCCAGTGGAGGTCCCGCCCATGTACACGAACGTGTGCTTGAAGGTGCGCGTCCCGCATTCTTCTGTTGTCAAG GTGTGTCACCAGTGCCACGGCAGAGGCAAGGTCAAGTGCAATCACTGCAGAGGCAAAGGAGAG ACGAGGTGCATGTCTTGCCATGGCACCGGCCGGAAAAGTAAAAAGAGGTGCTCTTTTTGCCGTGGTTCGGGGAGACGAAG ATGTAGCTATTGCTCCGGAAAAGGTCATAAAACGTGCAAATCCTGCCTTGGGCACCAAAACCTGCTGCACTTCATCCAGCTGACGGTCACATG GAAGAACCACGTGTTTGAGTTCGTCCCGGATCGCATCCCAGAATTCCCCATAAAGAAGTTTGATAAGGTGTCAGGGGACGCATTTTTTGTGGAGGAAAGCATTGTG GTGTATCCAGTCATGGGCTTCCCTGACCTGGATATCTGTAACATGTCGCAGAAAATGATTGAGGAGCATCTGAGCAAGTTCTCCACTGTCAGCAGAATCCTTCATCAG GTCTGGTGTGAAACCCTGAATTGTCAGGCTGGTGTGAGGTACACACTGTGCTTTAATGGGAGTGAAAATTCAGGGATAATGTGCAGTACGTGA